The sequence GGTCCGGTTGAGCATCTGGATCGCCCAGGATGTGTGGAAGTACTGTTGCTCTCCAGACCCGACGGCATAGCCCCACCAATAGCCGTCGGCCGCCTGACGGTTGACGAGCACTCGAGCGACACCGTCGCCCGCAGCGCCCTTGCTCATTTCGGCGGCGTACCAATCCAGATCACCGCCGAGGAGCGTAATCGGTTCCTTCAGGGCAGTGGCCCCGTTGACGTGAAGCAGCATGGCCTTTACGAAGGCATACAGGCCATAGTAGTAATCCCTGAGGCCGCCGCCTGCACCGGTAAAGTTGTCGTGGATGTACTTCTCGGTCTTGTCCCACATGTGCAGCGGGTCACTGCTGCCGCGGCCCATCCGATCAAGGGCGAGTTGAACCAGTCCCGACGTCGTCGTGGCCCAGACCGACCAGGGGTTGTAGCCGGGCGAGTAGAGGAAGTAGCCGTAGATGCCGCCCGTGCCTGTCGTGTAGAAGGTCGTGGGCAGCCAGTACGGATTCGCCTGCCTGACTTCCTCCGGGATCTGGATTCCAGGGTCCGTCACGTAGCCGTACATCCCGTTGTACTGTCCCTTCCCGAAGCCTTCGGCGCCGAGAAGGACGATGGCTCCCCACTGAGCGGTGGAGTTGTCCGCCGAGCCCTGTTCCGAGTTGTAGTGCCACGCCCCGAATCCACCCGTGTTGTTGCTGTTCTGGGCCTGGACGAACCAGTCGACCAGGTCCTGGAGAATGGCGCGGTACGTCCGACCCGTGACGTTCGCGTTGCCGGTGTCGGCAACGGCCGTGGGTGTTCCGCTCGCGGCCAGCGCGGAGGCGAACATGCCCGCCTCGTACATGTTGTTGACGACGGTGAGGGACAGAGCGTTCTTCGACGGATCCAAGGCCGGGCAGCTCGTGCAGTCTGCGTTGATCGTACCCAAGCCGTGGTAGTACGTCTTGGACGCCGGGACGCCCCAGGCCGGGTCGATCAACTCGAAGTACCGCCGCATCGCCCGTTGAACCGTCTCGGTGTACGGGTTCGACGCGCTGCCATCGACGCGGTGGCCGTTGACGAAGAACGCAGCCACGTTGGCGCCCTGCAGGCTCTCATATCCTGCGCAGGCGTACCCGCCGCACCCGCTCACCCAACTGCCGTAGTCCTTGCCGCCCCCCGAGTATCGGTAGAGCGTCTTATGGAGGTACCACAGCGCCTGATCGATGGCGATGTTGGCCTCAACGTCCAGGCTCCTGGCTCTCATCTGGATCAGGTAGGTAGCGGAACCGGATTCTGCGGTGTCCGCATTGGTGACCGTCAGGGTCGCCGCGAAGATGTCCCCCGGCGAGCCGGCATACACGTGCGTGGCCTCGAGGGCGTACATGTTGCCGCTGCTGACCGTGCCGGTCGCATCAGGGGCGCCGTCACCGAAAGACCAACGGTAGGTGATGGTGGCACCGAAGGTGTCGGACGTGCCTTTCAGCGTGATCGCCTTGCCAGCATAGGTGTCGTGGGCGATCAGCGGGTTGGTGGCAACCCAGGGCACCGCCTTGACGACGGGTGGCGCAGCCATTGCGACAGTCGGCACGAGAAACGCCGCAACAATGGCGAGCGCTGAGACTAGCCTCCAGGGGATTCTCTTGAACATGCCCAACTCCTTCACGTCGCTCCGGGGGCCTTCTGACACACGAAGGCCGGCCGGGCGGCATGCCCGGCCGGTACCGAACCGGAAGACAGCATCAATGCACGGACTGCTGGCTCCAGAGCAGAGGCATCACACTTCACGCCAACAAACTACAGACAGAGTCATGGCCGGTTCAGACGGCCGATACGCGCAACGGTGCGCGGCTCACGACCCGTCATCACACGCCCCGACAGAAAGTACGTCGCTAGGCTCGACGGCGCAGCCGCCGCGCGACCGCCGCCACGCCGAGACCGACCAGCGTAAGTGTGCCAGGCTCGGGAACCGGGTTCACACCGTCATCTTGCGTGGTTCCGGAGAAGTAGAGCGACTGCGCCGACAGCGGATCAACTTGCCGGAGGATGTAACCTGACACCGGCGCCACCGACGACACGGTGAAGATCACCTTCCTGGCCGGGTCCCCATCGTTGAGTGTGAAGGCGTAGCCGTATGCCACCGAGACGTCATGCCCCGGGGTATTCCAGGCCCAGTTGTCAAACGGATTGGAGGCATCAAATGCAAGGAACTGGTCATAGATTGGCGGATCGACGGCCGACGGCCCATACGGATCGTCGCTCTTCCCGCTCCACCCGGCGGGCAGGGAGCCCCAATATGCCTCTTCGTCGAGGAACCCGTTGTTGTTCGGTTCGTCCGTGATCTGGTAGTCGAAGAACCCGGCCACGTAGTGGGTTCCCGGGGCGCTGAATGTAAACGTGACGCTGCCTAGCCCCGTTGACATGTTGAAGGCCGAGAAGTCGGCTCCAGCGGGAAACGGAGGCCAGGTCGCCGGCGACGGATCGGTGTAGTACACGGCACCGTCAATCGACGACTTGAAGCCCAACTCGGCCCAGGAGATGGTAGCGGCCTGGGTCACCGGAGCGGCGAAACCGAGAGCCGCCAGCAACACAACCAGGATGACGAGTTTTCTCATACGAAACCCCCGTTATCGAGAAGAACTTGAGCAGATGGATGGACCGGCCAGCCCGTGCGAGGCGGCTGAAGCGGGTCGCCCGCAGTATGCCTCGGCGGGCGCTGTGACGCGGCTGTCTTCGCCCTCGTACTCATCGCTCCTTCAG comes from Acidobacteriota bacterium and encodes:
- a CDS encoding PEP-CTERM sorting domain-containing protein, producing MRKLVILVVLLAALGFAAPVTQAATISWAELGFKSSIDGAVYYTDPSPATWPPFPAGADFSAFNMSTGLGSVTFTFSAPGTHYVAGFFDYQITDEPNNNGFLDEEAYWGSLPAGWSGKSDDPYGPSAVDPPIYDQFLAFDASNPFDNWAWNTPGHDVSVAYGYAFTLNDGDPARKVIFTVSSVAPVSGYILRQVDPLSAQSLYFSGTTQDDGVNPVPEPGTLTLVGLGVAAVARRLRRRA